Genomic segment of Gopherus flavomarginatus isolate rGopFla2 chromosome 2, rGopFla2.mat.asm, whole genome shotgun sequence:
CAAGGAACTTCTTTCCTGCAGAACAAAGAAAAATTTTAAGGAGATCAAGTAGGACAAGACATAGCAGCCACCTCAAACAGTGGATGATTTGTCTCTGCATGGTTTGTGACCTCTACTATTTTTGGTAACAGTTCAACaatatttattataaaagaaTATATTTCTATTACTCTGGTTAAAGaatctttttaatataaaattttttcaaatgtataaataaaagaataaaaaaatacaatcaaCAAAGCCAATTGGATTTTTGCCTCAAAAATGACTGACCAAAAATTTGTGCTAATTTGTATTCTTCAATGATCCCTAGCTAATTAATCCTCTCAACAATCATGTGTGGTAGTTAAGTAATAGCTGTTATTCCCATCAAGAACCTGCAAGGTGCTACGAAATgtggcctgatccagcaaagctcttgaaaaacatgtttaactttaggcatatgagtagtcccactgtaGGATTGAGCCCTCAGCAGTTTTTCCATGGCCGAGTCAGCAGCAGTGAATGGGTTAGAAGCTAGTACTTCTTGAATCCCAGCACCAAGTTTACTCTACTAAACCACACTGTCTTTCTTCTTTATCTTAGAGATAAATCCAAGATACAAAATTCTGTATCAGAATTTGAACAACCCAGTGTTTGGGAGTGTTGGAATCTGAGCTTTTACCATTATAGAGGTATAGACTgactgcaacaaaaaaaaaaaaaaaaatcagatccagAGTCTAATACCCTTCTGAAGCACACCAAGTTCTTGGTTCTGGTCCATCTCTACTTAGGACAGTAACATTCatttcatgcaggaaatgcaacTCAATTCGCTACATGAATAGTTACTTTAACTTGCACTCACTCTCAGCCTCATGAGCCACATAGGTAGGAAGTCCTCTGCACAAAGCTTCAATGTTCTTTCCATAAGGGGTCAGATCAGGGACTCTGGTCTTTGAGACAATGAATCTCAGTTCCTTCGGAGGAGGCCCTCGAGCTCCGGTCTTCTAAACATCCGGAAAGCAAACTCAGAACAATATCATTCAATAAAACTGATGACTAGAATCATTTATTACAATTTATGTTCCTGTACTGACATTTCTGACACAGTGCACAGTGTGTGCCAGGCTGAATAGCACCCTACAGACCAGAAGCAAGCAGGGAATGAGCTCCTCAACTCAGATCTCACACAGGGGCACAAAGTAGAGGTAGGGACAGAAGACTCAACCATGCATTATGAGAAGAGCATTGAAACTCCATAAAGCTGACTGGGGAAAAGAGAAAGGTAATCTATACTTTACCTGGACCTTCTCTCTAAAATACTCCCTTAATCCTATGCTCAATCCTATACATGGTCTTGTAGATAGGAAAAGTGAGGGGTTGGGAAtctattaatttattttctcaTAACCATAACAAATGAGAAGGCAGGGACATGTGTATTAAACACAtttgctggaaatgtttataACCCGTTCTTGAGAACTCTAATGAATATATTGATAGAACAGCATATTGTTTGGTAGAACTAAGTGAAAATTGGAATTTCCATCCCACAAGAAAGCCTGatgtttcaacatttgttttcatcattAATTGGAACAAAATGTTGAAATACTGAAATTTTTCAAGGAATATAAAATTCCAGAAAATTTTTGATTTAGGAATgtaaaatttcattttgcatttttgatcaaaaaggaacattttgatatttttgaatCAAATTGCTTTTCTTCAGTTTGTTGAACTGACCCAAACTGCTGTCTTCTGTGTCAGTTCAGCATTAAACTGTATTTTCCTATTCTGGCTCATTGCCTCATAGGAACTGTAGATCAGGCTGTCTGATGTCCCTGTTTTTCTCTGTGGGCAGGCTCTCTGACTCAAGTACATGTCCCATGATGAACCTGCAATGATGTGACTCCCATGACATGTAATGCCACTCAGTCAGAAGAAAAACTCtgttgcatcatgggagatgtaaaattgaactgactcaaaatgaagcattttgggTTAAACTgatccaaaacaaaatgtttagtttatattttcccaattaaaaaaaaattaatcaaaaacaaaatttcccaTAGAAAAATTCAATTTTGCAGCAACTGCATTTTCTATCAGAAAATCATTCTGTTGAAAAATTCCCAGCTAGCTCTATTGTTCAGCTTGGGTTATTTGAAGCAGTGCTGAAGATTGTGAAGGACTATGATGGGGTATCTTCCAATAAGGAATTTTAAAAACACCTACAATCTGTCCCTAACTCAGTGCAATCTGGTCTTCTCCAGAATGAGAAAGTATGCCCTTCAGGAATATTTTGATGAGCCTCAGAGTTATGTCATATTTTGCAGAGAGGACTGAAAATATCCCTCTAGTTTTATGGGTGGAATTGTAACAAggggctgagctcttttgaaagtctAGCCCCAATTGTATGTTCTGAGCCACTGAAAATATGTCCTTGAGTTCCTTTGAAAAATTGGCCACCTCTAAAGTCTTGGAGAAAACCACATTTGGCCAGAGACATTTGTTCCCATCCAGTTTCAACTGTTCAGAACATGGATTTTATCTgatgtgaaaaattttgaaatttgataTTTTGTTCATCCTAATTAGGATAAAAAactaaaattttgatttttttcatgaaatgaaattctggaaaaaatattttcagttgtaTTATTTCATTTCAGTaccttcaaaatgtttcattttcattctgtTCCTGCTGGTTTTATATGtaatattatatttatatataaaatcagcagaatcaaaatgaaaatattatatatatatttaaaaacaaagcttCAAAAAACTTTTTGTTACAAATATGTCAAAACAGGACTCTTCTAaagttttttcatattttttctgaataaaatttcatcaaaatcaataTGATATTGCACAAATTTTCAGTTTAATCTAAACAGGAATTTCTGACAGAAAACTGTTTTGATGAACATTTTCCTACCTACAACAGCTCTGCCTCCAGCATATTAAGATGATTCATTTGCACAATTAGCTTTATGCTACTAGGGTTTGTTTGCACACTCATGAAAGTTAAGATGAATTCATTAAAGGTCTGAAGTTAATGTGCATAAAATAAAGTGTGTTAACACCCCCATGCCCTCAATGTGGACAATCTCAGAAAATGGCCGAAGTTTGTGAAGGATTAAACTACAGTGAACTAAAGTCACTTTAGTCTTGAATGAGAGCATGTGTAggggtgtagacaagcccttagaaaaaaGCAACCTCACTCCCACCAATTGTTCCAGCATTCCCTTCCATCTTACCTTTCTTTCTCTAATCAGTTTGGGAATGACTGCAATATCAGGCATgacatttttgttcattttagcAATGATGCAAGATTTCTTGGAAAATATCCTGGTTGCCATGAAGCCCTGTAAAATAAAATTACAAAGAGCTAGATGTTTTGTTTGAGCAGCTCCACAGTAAATGAGACTCAAATCAGATTTGTTTAATTTTGAAGCTAAATAACATTTAATACAGATTCCCCCCTGACATTTAGACCAATTTTATAAATGATGAATTATTAGTAATTTCCATGCATTATGactaatcatagattattagggaccttaagagatcatctagtccaaccccctgctcaaagcaggaccaatccccaaatgggcccctcaaggattgaacactcaaccctgggtttaacaggctaatgctcaaactactgagctatccttgCCCACCCCAATCATTTAGGCACTACTCCAGTCAGTGACTCCATAAGTTTCTCAGAAATGTATGTTTGCCACCTACATTGCCGTAGTCCCAAACAGAATTCCATGAGTTCCAGCCATTGTTTGAGTCAATGTTGGCCACATGCTTATCGTTGTTGATGCTCACAGTCTGGTGTGAATTTCCACCATTGTTTCCCTGATTGTTTTCATTCACATtcttggatttaaaaacaaaaagtgacAAACATTTAGGTTTTTCGAGTTTCTCCCTGTcaaaagtgctttggaaaatcatTGCTCTTAAAATTATGTTCCAGTGATGTAATGAAGTAAGCCACCCCTCGCCCCGCAGAGGCTACTAAAGCTTTCATGCCAAACTCTGAAATCTCTTATTCTATCTTATGCAGCTCTTCTTCAGCAAATGCTATTGATACAAATCTAGAggtggagttttgcctgagtgagaaCTCAGTAAGAATTTGTCCAATTGGCTTCAGTTAAAAGATAGCCACATCATTCAATCACAAATCATCCCTAACAGATTTTCCCTTCCTGCATGGAAGTAAGGGGTCATCTGTCTATGCAGAACAGACCCTCACTTTTCCAGATCCTACTGAGAGTGCTCGACAGGGAGAGAactcaatcatcatcatcatcatcatcattaccaccactaataataataataaaaactatttATTTGTTTGAATTATTGTAGAATCTGGAAGCCCCAGTCATGAATCAGGACAATCATGCTTAAAAGCCTGTTTGGAGATGGGTTTGTTGTTTTCAATCACATTTATAGCATAATGAATTAAGTTGCTGCAACGGACAAGAAACTCTTGTGAGATTACCATTGGGTTACATACATTTGTCATTGTTTTAACCTGTTGTTATGGGGCAGTCAGAACCATTCCTAAATATTAACGTATCTTTGTCATCAAATTTCCATCATTATTAATATACTCAGTAGTTTCCTAcggtctgattctcatttacgcTAAGGCCTTTTTACACCAGTCTGACAGTAGGAAAGGACCTTAAATTGTGTGTAAATTACATATATGCCCTTTGCAAGGACTGTTTATACTACCTGAGCAGCATAACAAGGAGtaagtataaatgagaatcaagctCACAATATATACAATGGTATATCAATGGAattttttccactgatgaaacaaATATTCATTTTCCCACTAGGAACTCAGTCAATACCCACAACAGTTTGACAATGGCAGAACAATACTGATGCATTGCAATAGATATTACACAATTTTTTCTTTCATGTTTGGTCTGACATGCAGTAAAGTTAATAGCAAAATCATTCTCTGAATAGGTTAGCTGAATAATTATTTTCTTTAGAACACAAACCCAGTCTTGTGATATTGCATTTTTATGTGCTAAGGACAGTTTAGATTTTTCTTCAGAAACATCTTTCAGAGATGTGAAAATTCATGAAGCATAAATTAAACAAATTGACAGGAGGAATATTATGTAACACATTTGATCTTTATACTCACATCAGTAGCAAGAGATGGAGTTAGGAAGACTCCCAGAAGACCGGCAATCATAATCTGAAATAAACATTGAAAGCATATCAGTATAAAGGCTGATATGGCTAAAAATACAATAAGAAGTACCTTGACACACACCTTTCCTCCAAATTGATGTAAAGTCACGTATCTGGACTGCTTTCACTCTCACACTGGATGCATATTACTTCAGTGGATTTATGTCTTTGTTGATATTAGTGTGAGATCAGATTCAGCTCCATTGCTTTAATTTTTTACTTATCAGCTATTTAAGATTATTTAAAGATTCTTCAGTCCTTGCTTATCATATTAGCTTGGGAAAGACtcttttgcttgagtaaggaaaGCAGGATTATGCTCATACTATTTAAAAGTTACAAAAAGTGGGCTTGATCCATCACTGTGTTACACCAGTTTTCTGATGctataactccattgacatcaatcgGCATTGGACCATACCCCATACCCTCTGCATACAATACAATATGCATCTAAATCTTATTCATCTTAATATGGTCTGATAAGTTGCATTTCCTGATGCAGTGAAATCACTAGTGATCCTACTGCCCTTGCACCAATGCAGCTCCCCTTGAAATGTCTGGTATTTCTGCGTGTGTAAAGACTACCCTTTTTGGACCAACTAGAGAGTCAATGCTATATTATTTTGTAGGAAGCAAATGGTACATATACTCACAGAGAGCTTCATTTTGACAGCAGAGGAGGTGAAAGATCTGCTTGAGGAAGTGATACAAACCCTTCCACTTTATATACATCAGGGAGCCCCAAAATTAGGTGTGGAAAGTAAACATATCATACTAGCATGTAGCCATTGATATGTGACATTGCCCATTAGCTCCTGGCACAATTACTATACAAACAAAGGAGTTTGAAACTGGCCTGATAGAGTCAGTCACTCGCAGCAGATAAGGGTCAGTGATACTTAATCAAGATCAGACTTTCACTCCCTAAAGTCAAATAAGATTCCTGGTGCAAAATAGTGCCTGCATGTCAAATACGCAGCCCATCAAACATTTTTCTCTCTATAACTCATAGTATTGATAAAGTATGATGTCATCTGTTTGTGCCAGGAACCCCTGTGGGTATAGCCCATGCCACATGAAAAGGGAGAGTTAGCTGCCTTTATGGCTATGTGAAGGGTGATCCCCATGTGTTCGGGGTCTGCCCTGAGGGAAATAGTAGGTCCAAGGCATGCTGGACGCAGGAATAGATGGAACAGGGACAATGCTGAGGAGACCACAGCGTCCTCTTTCCAGCTTTATAGAacataaagagaaaaataatatgcCCTAAGACCATGTTATCTTTCCCTTAACCCCCAAGACCAGAATCCTGGGGTGAAATGTGGCCCGGGAGTATCCCTGGTTACTACTGcccaggaactggcagtcctacCAAGGGTTAgagtccagtggttcccaaaatgggGTTCTTGAACCCCTGGGGGTTAtcaaatgttacagggggttcttgggaaaaaattccctaatggcagacagagctgtccctagggactccGGCTAGCATGGGGTCAGAAACCCGGAGCccttggacttccaagagctaagcagatgaAAGCAGCAAGCATatctgaggagatttaaacttcaagactccttataagaaatggaaagggaggtggatattttttgctgtttttaaaattaaatagacagctagtattgtttttaaaattattataaagacaaagtttaagctttgttgtaacgtgcattgtttgcctggactcctcaagacctgaatgcttgtgtaggaactctttgagttggcttcttaaataccttcatgctgtttcacatctgagaTTCCTTAATGAAACATAAGAGCCTTGTCttacaggcttattcaaagtgatacaagctacgaaagtgagatcttggaagaatgttgctgttttcataaagtaataaaaatactgtaatgataaataattgtAATGATAAATGATACTGtaattaataaatagtgtgtaataagcttgtcataaaaaatgtatatttccaagatcactgtttttataatttatactcaggtaaaggagaaaatccctggaaacactcatttttaggagggggtttgcgagacttgtcattttagtgaaaggggttcacaggttgttaaaatttgggaaccactgggttaGAGCCATGGCAGATCCACCAAACTTGGCTCTtcatcccagcccagccccagtctcCAAATCATCTAATTTTCCGCCGAACATTAATTTTAACGTTTACTGGTTCCTATGAGAAGGGCATGCAGGAACTGAACATAGCAATGGGATGCAGCTAATCCCTGTGGTGCAGTGACTAAGAATGCTTCAACAACCATAATTATTTCAACTGTCACAGGCAACATGTGCCTCTTAGAAATGTGAATCTCCAATCCCCTTTAGACTGTTGGTTGCTCATTATAGTCTATCTGTCAAACTTGCATTGCTGGGCCTCTGGAGTCTGTGACAAGCTTTGGAAACTAATTAGATTCACAGAAATCAGAGATGGAAAATACTCTGTTGCACCATGTCCTCTTCCATGACCAATGCAGGGCTCTTCCCGATAGCATGGGCTTTAATGCTTTGCCAAATATGTTCTCTTATGGTTTGCAGAAGGTACCTAGGGGCAGGCAAATGGACCTGGATaagaatagattcatagattataaagctagaagggactgctgtgatcatctagtatggCCTCTTATATAACACAGGCAATAGGAATTCCCtggattaattcctgtttgaagtagagaatatcttttagaaaaaacatccaatcatgATTCTAAAAGATTGATGGAGAATTCACTAAAGCCCTTGGtaagttgctccaatggttaattaccctctctgttaaaaatgcgcaccttatttctagtctaaacctgtccagcttcaacttccagccattggatcttgttaaacCTTTGTTAGCTAGATTGAATAGCCCTCTATTACCAAATTTCTggtccccatgtaggtatttagagattgtgatcaagtcaacCCTCTCTGTGatgagctaaatagattgagctccctgaGTTTTTCTCTATAAGGTATGTTTttcaatcttttaatcattcttatggctcttctctgaatccactTCAGTTTATCAAAATCCTTGAATtttggaactggacacagtattctagtagCAGCAGAGCCATCCCTGCAGGTGTGGCAGGGCCCGGGGCAGAAGTGACAAATTTTCCGGGACTAACCCCTCACTTCTGGGACTGACCACGCTGGCTCCCAAAAGCACGGGGCCCAGAGTGGTCACCTCAATTTGCCGTACCCTAGGGACGGCTCTGaatagcagtcacaccagtgccaaatacagcggTAATacataacctctctattcctacttgcCCGTGGTCCATCATGGGGAAAGGGAGCCTACCTCATAAAGGAGAATGGGAGCACAAAGCACTATGGCtgtatttccaaatcaaaatatttctgatttaaatttttgtctaaaagtcaaaatttctgggtgtgggaggaaaaaaacccaacgTTTCCCCCCCCAACTCTGTTATTCATCCCCACACTGGCCGTGGCAGAAGAAGCATGACATAGCCAGAGAGAACATGGCTACAGAACTCCTGCACTTCAGCAGATGGTAGGATAGGTGCCAAAATATTTTAGGGCAGTGAGTTGGAAGACAGTATAGAACTGGCCCCAGCATCAGGGATTCGCAACCTGATCCTTTGGGCCCCCCGTCTCCCACTGTGCTGCACTTCAATTCCTCAGAGCTTACCAGAGAATTTGTCCCCAAGTACTGAACTGAGAAATACATTTTATCAGCTACACATTATTTGCTTTAGGTGGAAAGTTCAGCAGAGGCGTAATAACTGAATGCAAAGGTCAGAGTGGCACATTTTGTTAGTCTTTTAGGTGGTGGTATATAGCTATATAGACCTATCCCTCTTATCTCTTGTGGGTGAAGCCAATACTTATCAGAAGCATCTCAAGAAATGTTGATTCACTTGGAGAGATTTctgaatcaattttttttcatcaGAGTTTGTTTGATCTGTTTTTTCAGGTGTTATTAGCCTGCTTCTGCATGGTTGAAATGAAAGCATTTTGCAGATTAGAAAAACACTCTAACTACACTtttataaatttatttttttcaaaaatccaCATCTCTTTTATTTAAATGATTGATATCAGGTGCTGAGATTAAAATAATGAAACAGCTTCTGGTCTTGGTTACATCAATGTAATTTGTATTAAATCCACTGGCTGCAATGATATTGAGGTCATTGCAGTTGCACTGGTATAAACTACAACAGGAATTGGACCCATGAAAGTAACTAGGAGAgaggccattcacagtctttgttcaatcctgagctgatggtgtcaaatttgcagatgaactgaagctcagcagtttctctttgacttcaaagagcttcagttcatctgcaaatttgacaccatcagctcaggattgaacaaagactgtgaatggcttgccaattacagaaccagtttctcctctcttggttttcacacctcaactgctagaacagggcctcatcctccctgattgaactgacctcgttatctctagcttgcttgctagcacacatatatatatacctgcccctggatatttccgttacatgcatctgaggaagtgggtattcacccacgaaagctcatgctccaaaacgtctgttagtctataaggtgccacaggattctttgctgcttttacagatccagactaacacggctaccctctgatacttttattATGTTATTGATTTTTTGTTGTCATTTTTGGAAAGCATTTAAGGAGgcattagctgcttttttaagttttgcagaaatatttaccgCTGCTTTTTTTAGCTTTGCTACCCCCAGTCCAGGAATAAGTTTACGTATAAAGGAATGAAATCCCGTTTGCCTGATTACTAGGAGGTTTTCGGCACGTTTAACCCAAACTCCTTTTAAGGATGTGAAGAGCTTGTGAGAATAAGTCCTCAGGTTGAGGATTTGGCGTGAGTTCAGTGTGGTGTTTACTTGAACATCTGGTAATACTCTTGCCACACCATACCGGCCATGCCAACCCGGCGGGAGAGCTTTATAAGCATTATGGCCATAAATAAAA
This window contains:
- the LOC127044990 gene encoding gastrokine-1-like, producing the protein MIAGLLGVFLTPSLATDNVNENNQGNNGGNSHQTVSINNDKHVANIDSNNGWNSWNSVWDYGNGFMATRIFSKKSCIIAKMNKNVMPDIAVIPKLIRERKKTGARGPPPKELRFIVSKTRVPDLTPYGKNIEALCRGLPTYVAHEAERAKGANYFSLRCADASILWVINIDYCGISFK